In Silene latifolia isolate original U9 population chromosome 6, ASM4854445v1, whole genome shotgun sequence, the genomic window ttggtttggggagggtattgcatccttttgagtctgcatctgcatttgttttgcattcacgtttaatttcttgcctgcattgttgtttattttcaataaaaatcaaaaaaatcaaaaaaattagaaaaatttcaaaaattcaaaaacattgcacgtttatttttgcatataggttgagtcggaacggtagatttccgtgatgaaattgcactataacttgtcatattacttgagccttgcacttttattgatagtctttagccttgtcatacgcataatctacgaatttctgttcaaatataagctgaccgtttagacttgacctataaactggcaaactacttaaaaattctgagttttagagccataactggtgacattcatgaccagttcattagaaattttgagagtagtactccttgcatagcatgtttgtctcatttgcacatttatgacattcaatttctcatcaaatgcacatattcgggtttgtggttggtgtcacatgcagggagggtcttgcaaattcccctttctttatatcttacacccatttagctccactttagccaaaacttgcctttttgacccattagctacattccaaactaagcctgcctagtcaagctagttagtttgtcttttgtggtatgtcttccattgcagtttggtccgtaattcttgttggagttggtgtatgaattaaggaaggaggaaagaaaaaaaaaaagtattgaaaaaagaaaagaaaaaaaaaagaggaaacgtgaaagaagaaagaatcgaaaaaaaaaaagagaaaaaaaaaaagaaaaaaattacatgaaaaacagaaaaaagaGAGTTGAatcgaaaaagaagaaagagaaattgtgaaaaaaaaaagttgtaccctcttgtcagagttgagaagatgttcgaagatgtacaatcgacaagagttgTTGTTCAGTTgtaaccgtctgactcctccgttctatcctatattttttttgaggagattgtgctttgagtctagtgagttttgtgccaagtgaagggcactagtacttagtttttcagtcagtttgagatccggatggtttcattatggtcctgttaggaactagcttgacgcttttacctccacattttcataacttgttttgccttttctcacctgaacctcactattcccatattatttgcataccctcggctgtgacggacattattggttggagtgtgtgcattagtacttgaattgtctttcatttttgttgcatgcatgctatgtaggtcgcagttaggtgagtgactgtcccttcttctctcttctacatattacattcgccctttgcttcatgagagaagagtgaccacgtgagagtccagttttgttggtcttgcaagatcgataggtcagctttatttctaaacagcttataattcgttttgcGTCTCGATCGCTTGGCTTTAatcgttgatttttgttgcattaaatcggttcggtagacaagttaagctagctcgagttatcatttccgttccattagtttagttttgagtttactcgagggcgagtaaaggtttggtttgggaagatttgatacgtgcctaatgtatagtctttttggcctatttcaaagacgtatttctatgcttttctatactatttttatagtattttgccccgaattggctactttggtgtattttgtcctttttgtaggaatgatcgcgaaagtggtggaaccatactccttttcgtcctttttgcatgcatttagaggagacgggattgacCCAGAGTGAGTTACTGCATTTGGAAGTGTCttggcacgcactacgaggcacttgggtgaagacgtgagctgaattgaagataaaaGCACTCGAACGAGctacaccttggtcgatcgagtggtttttagaccccctgatgctcgatcgaactatcccttactcgatcgagtaagctgcatatgaccaagtcctcgatcgagtacccatttggtcgatcgagggacttttgCAGGaatgttagtcgatcgagtggtttaacctactcgatcgagaggttttcacgggcaATGAGCTTTTGATTAGTCCGTGAGTTGTTATTTCCGTAGACTTTAgttcttttttttctatttaaacctaagttaattaggttattagcaATTCTTTTTTGACTATCTCTTTTATCTAATCTTCTGCACTAGAACTACTGTTACTTTTCCTACGTTACTTTTTACTTTCTACTGCTACtcttatttcgggattgcttcattggatttcgggttctttacgccggaatttgcttggattgtaatctcCTTTCTTCTCTCAATAATAGttaaccttcttgttgcattAATTCCTTGTTTGCCTTATTTATTCTTTTGCCCTAGTTCATCTATTATTGCAATTTCTTcgttattcatcatgtttttgttggaattttatttctttgttagtttaattaagaatatgagtagctaaaccccttcatgttgggattagggaatctgcggtagaaaaatgacgacgtagtgaatgaattggacgaattgattaaaagaccctgtcactatagcaatttaactgtaattcccgacctagttgagtgcacgcttctatgtcacccattaaactggctacaattaatcctggatcgaaagattggactaaataggcctgctataaacagtagactaccctaatgaggacgaaagttaagttagtggtattttagggtaggaagtggaccgaaaggaccttctaacatccgtctcacattagttcgtctgagtcatttactgctgagttgttggactaccgtagtgaaccgaaatcccgacatgtccctctcttcttgatagttaaatcgtaatttaccgctttaattctcgtagtttagaaaccaaaatttaaacaacccccaattgttaccataggattagaatagacagctataattacatttcctccctgtggattcgatactcgactgcctctgctacattttagttgagaccgttaggttttatcttttatagggttgcgatagccgtgtcagttTTTCTCTCGGGATACCTTTTACTTTAGCGGTGCAGTAACATATGAGATCCTGGTTGTCCCAAAAAGGTTAATAAAGGGCTTAGTGAACCAAAGGAGAAGGAAAAACAAAAGGATAGTTAATAAATTTATACCTTCTTGTACTCAGATTCTGCATACTCTAAGAGGCTTGATATATCTTTTTGGATGATTTCATGTCTAACTGACTTGTGTTTCAACTCGCCATTCTTCTCGCTATAAATTGTACTCAGTGTGTTCACTTCAGGGAAGTCCAGATTGAGGTATAGACTACTTGTTGACGAAGTTGCTAGACTATTGTATCCTGAAATTTTTTTAAATCAAATGAATTGGGTGATATGGTCTGAAATACAGTTAGAAGCATGGTAGTGAATAAATTACATACTTACCATTATAGTTCTTTACCGTCAGAGATGTGACGACGGCTATGGTAGGTAAATTAGAACCAGACAGTTTTTCCTTTTGTAGATGATAGTCGGCGAGACACTGATCCCATAATGTAATTCTTACTTCATCACCCCTGTATAAGAATTAAAGAAGATTATAAAGTTTTGGAGGGAAAGAGAAAGGTAAAGCATATAGATTATAGTCCAAAGGTCGGGTACATACACTTCATTTTCAATAACTATTGCAAAATAATTGCTTCCGGGTTTCTCGTCGACAACCACCCCATATAGATCTGTAAATTACAGAGTGAAATTAGAATGGTAGATATTAATTACAGACCGTTAATTAAGGTAAGTTTAAATACCCGTGAGTATGTAGTGATTATCACGCCGCTGATCTAGGCAGTCGAATGGAATGAAGTCGAATCTATGAGTAGGTATAGTACTATCTTCTAATGCCATGGCCTTGGCAAAAGTAGAGTAAAAGAATTTCAGCATAATCTTGTTGTCGCTTACAACACGATGCATACTCCTGTTTGCGATAACCTCAAAGTTCTTGAGGATATGGATTTTTCCATCACAAATTTTTGGTTGGAAGCGTTTCCAAAAATAACCTGGGATGGTTGCCTGCACGTATCCTCCCTGTAAACATATAGTTGGAAGTCAGTTGGTTGCCACATGTGGTAAAAGTAAGGTATATGGACAGAGGAGATAGAATATAGAATAGTTTGTTACCTCTTCATCTATGAGGACGATAGAGACATAAAGAAGTTCAGCTTTGTTACTTGGACTATGAACTTTGCACAATCTTGTGACACGAACCTTGATTTTCAAATCGTTACTGCCGGAGTCTTCATTGTCAGGAGATGTGGGTCTTAGTTCATTGATCATCGAATAAGATCTGTTGTAGAGAAAAATTCAAGTTAATATAATATAAATGAACGTAATAGTAATTGGATGCAGGTACTGAAACGGTACTAAAGCTACAGATGGAGAACACAAAGCTACACATGGAGAACACACCTTGGTGCCATGGTTGATTAAAGAGTTTGTACGCTATTCTTTTTCACAGGTTTCTCAACGTTGATATTAGGTTATTTATATAGTAACTTTACAAATCTTTCTGTTATTATAGGATTAGGAATGTATGAGATAAAAGATAAGAGTGATGGCATGGAAGATCGTCTGAGAGGATGAAGACAACAGGCTGTAAACCAATTTTTAATGTAGTATTTGATTTATGGTAGACTGGGGAAagtatatattttatatatttttgtataTTCCGTATTCCGAAAGAGAAGATATTTTTCCATATAGTTGTGAACATAGGGATAAAATAATATTTTGTAATCAGATTTTTTAATGTAGTAATCAACTTAAGATAATATTTGGGACTTTTTTAATAGTGTTTGTTTTATGGTAGAACGTGGAAAAAAATAGTTGAGCACAAAAGGCTGTTATTGATTATTTTAATTTGAGTGTTTTTAATTTGAGCGTTTTATTGAGGACAAAAAGGTGTTATATCCAACATGATTTTTAAAGATTAATTTAGTGATTATTTTAATTTTAGTGTTATATAAAACGTGGAGACTCTTAaaatgcctgaaaaaagcctcttttatatatatatactagatttaatgtccgtgcgatgcacgggcctatatatattttttttatagaaTATGCTTGTATATAACTGACACTTCAATATATTAACACAAACTATTTTTGTATTAATCAAACTTCTATTATTATTAAACAATAAAAGCTAAAATCATAAATATGAAGGTATTAATGTTTTTCTACCAAATTAATCTGTTTGACTTAGGTTTAAGTGAAGGATAAGACCAATTACAACACATTTATAAATTATACGTAAATATTTTAAGCTTTACTCgacataataatattaaaacaTCTAAATATAAATgtgtctttaattttttttttaggaCTCTCGGTCAAGTTCTTAGGGTAGCCAACTCACAGAATAAAGAAGGCTCATAAGCATCACTACATAAGCAATTTAGATTACTATATTGTCAAACTTACTTAGAAAATACAACGATCAAATTTAAATGAAACCAATATTTTTGTTTCTTTACCAAATACTCcatccatctcatttttattgttcttatttttctaAAATTTATCCTATTTTTATTGTCTCCTTACTTAATTTAGTATGATGTCACTCTTATTCTTAATTAGAGGGGTTGATGTCACTCTTATTCTTAATTAGAGGGGTAGAGTAGTAATGTTATCTTATTTGTTAAATCATTCACAAAAAGGAAAGTAGGACAATAAAAATCCTCTTAATTTATTTAGGGTTTTTCTAACATGAATGTTTCACAAAAAGGGAAGTAGTACAATAAAAATGGGATGGAAAATattaggaatatttataatagttgggcctcaaccatcaccttaaggttttggttgagatggttcatctatcatgatatcagagccagtgtgaccgaaagtcacgggttcaaatcctggcaacctcaaatacggggggagccggtgcacaactaaccactcttcaagcccgacgggcatttgagtgagggagcgtattaggaatatttataatagttggacctcaaccatcaccttaaggttttggttgagatggttcatctatcaaaaaaatataataaatactaTTGAAATACATACCATAAGAAGCGTAGAGAATACAAAATGTCTATCTGGAAAATCATGTACCGCTAATTTGAAGTTAAGTGGGAGAATGACTCTGGCAAAGCCAAACCAAATACATAGATTACGGTACATATCTAACATAATGAACTTCAAAACAGTATACTACCATTAATTATAGGTATAAAGTGTCGAAAAAAATATGTAGCTTCTTAATTAGTTTGTAAGAATAATAATAGCGATAATTCATTTCTTTTTAGTTGTATCATTTGTATATGCTTCTCACACCCAAAAAAAAATCATTTGTATATGCTACTACAATTTCAAGGTGCTTCGCAGACTTGCTCGTCTAAAAAATACTCCAAATTATATATTAACATATCGGTTGGTAGGGTCAATTCTTATACTTATGAACAATATTCAATactggactctctataatcgctcgaaaaaagctttctTTACTAACTATCCGACACACAATTGCATCGACAATTTTGTTACCAAGcaagagttgtttgtgaagttacgACTTGATTAAAGCAAATACATCctgcaaaataaaaaaaaaagttatcaATAACACACCAATAAATGTATAAGCAACTTCTCGAAGTTTGTCAATTATTACTCCGTACTTTCATAatttttaatgaattttttcTCAACAATATATACAACGGCAAAATAATCACAGATTTAATATACTCCGTAATAGGAGTATATTAACGAATGAAGTACAACACATTTGTACAATGTATTTGTTGATCAATCAAATAATACGTAGTAACTAATAACTATCATCATCTTAAATTACCTCGGTGACGTACACAACAACTTATATGGTTGAGTTTGCGCACACGTTCTACACATACATTAAAAATTGGTTGTTAATATACCTTTTAGAACGTCAAAACATTAACAAAACCCTATAAAATTACCTTTGTGAGAGATTCAAGCTTTCTCCGTGCCATGATACCTATAAATGAATAAAAATAGGATGTTAAGTTAAACATCAAAATTTAGATAAAAAGAGATCGACacttaaaataacaaaataatacaTGCACGAAGTATTGTACTTAAACATTCACATATGTTAGAAAACTAAAGACAAATAAAGATAAAAATACTGGTGGTTGAAAATCAAattaatatactccgtatatagtaCTCGGCGTGAGTTATTTTGATGCAAATTAAATTGTTACCAAAGTCCTATTATTTGTGTACTACTAAATTTAAAAACGAATTTAGTACTCCGTATTTAAGTAAAATAAAAAGGTAAAAAAACTACTCTCTTCGTCTTGGCCGCTTACTGCCTTTTTCCCCCCTCTGGATATTTAGAGATTGGCTATTTTTAttccataaaaataaataaagggggctgatttatatcgacgacgttttagtaaatatcgacgacgtttttcataaaaaagacgatgAGTGCCCTTATgactttatctctctaaaaaaaattctctcaaactcaactaaattcaaaacaaacaacaacaacaacaattaacaatatgtCTAATCTCGATTCAACGGTACGTAAACAACTTAATCATttgcttaatttttcaatttttttttgcgcATCGTTCATTCTATTCGATAGTTGAATTAATTGACGTATTAACTTAGTAGTAGGGAATGTTTGAATTTGTTGCGTAATCTAAAAAATGTCCCCCGAAAGATGAACCATGgccaaatttggaaaccaacGTTCAGACCACGGACCAAACGTTGGAAACCAACGTTTGCCACGGACCAAACAATGGAATTccacgtttggccatggtccaaCGTTGGATTCcaatgtttggccgtggtcaaacgttggaattcaatgtttggccgtggtcaaacgttggatttcattgtttggccgtggtcaaatgttgattttcattgtttggccgtggtcaaatgTTGATTTTCATTGTTTGGCCGTGGATTAAAGTTGGTTTTCGTTGTTCGTCTGCGGTTGATCGATAGAAAGTAATGTTTGGCCGCGGTCGTTTGTTGGGTCTCGTGTTTTAGGCATGAATAAGtcgtttttacatgtttttctttcgttttacGCAATTTATGTAGTATATGattcctttttattgtcttactatAGTCGTTATTGCTTGTAACAGGAATCGTGGGAGGATTTTGGCGATAATCCAAtttattacaacccgttgttcgaGACTACTATAGATTTCAAACGCGTGATTTAAGCTTTCAATTGGGCTCGAGAAAATCGCATTCGAGAATGGGtttgctttggttaaagcaaataaCGGAGCTAAAAATAGGAAAAAGAACGGGTTGTTGGCAAGTTATTTTCGATGTAAAAGAGATGGTAAACCAAAAGAAACGGACGATCTTGAAAAGCCAAGGAGGTCGCAGAAGTGTTCATGCAAGTTTCGTATTCGTGTCGTTCAAAATTTCGTGTCTAAAAATGATAAAGAGACGGTGGTGTGGAACATTCTAACCTCCGAGAGTGGTGGACTACACAACCACAACGTAGCCGTTTATAAGGACGGGGATCGGCACTTTGCGGGATTGGACGCGGAAGAGAAGGCATATGTTAGGCAACAAACATTGGCCGGGGTTCAACCGAGGGATATTAAAAATGGTCTTCATTTGAGATCCCCTGATAAACCTCAACCGTCAAGCACCCAACTGTATAATGAAACAAGGAAAATTAAGAAAGAAGAAATGGGTGAAAGAAACACCGCTCAGCAAATGTTGGCTCTAGCGGTGGCAGCGAAATACGTCCACTTCTACGAGATTGATTCCGAGGAGTCAAAAGAGTTGACTCGCATTTTCATGGCTCATCctgaagcgattaagttgtttCGGGCTTATCCTTATGTGGTCCTCATGGATTCGACTTATAAAACCAACATTTACCAGAATCCACTCATTGAGATGGTTGGTGTGACACCCACGGGATCGTCCTTCTTAATTGCATGTGCGATGATTCCTTCCGAGTCTGACGTGAATTACAAGTGGCTGTTGAGAAAGTTAGCTGCGATTTTAGATGCCACCGGAGTTGCGTCCCCGCCGTATTTGTCACCGACCGGGAATTGGGTTTGATCAGCGCTCTTGAGCAAGTATTTCCCGGGCTGAGCATTTGTTGTGTAGATGGCATGTGAACAAAGCCGTCAATGCAAAAGCCTTGACAACATTCAAAACTGAAAGTATGAGGAAATTTGTCATCTCAAATGATGAAGATGGTTGGTTTAGGGTGATCAATTCAGTTACCGAGGAATCGTTTCAGCGTGCGTGGCAGTGTTTCCAACGTAAGTGGCCACAAATGGTGGATTATATACGGACAACTTGGGGTCAACACGCAGGGAAGTTCGTTTTATGCTATACAAACGAGGTCTTACATTTTGGTAACACGGCAACTTCCCGTGTTGAGTCAGCACATTCTCTATTGAAGGCTTGGTTGAAGTCAAAGCATCTCACACTTGACTCCATGTGGTCCCGTATCCACGGCATGCTTGAAAGTCAACACTCGAAGATTAAGAAAGAACTCGAAGATGAAATGAGTAAACCTAGGAGAACATCTCGTACTTTCTCCTTATTGCAAGGAAACGTGTCTACTAAGGCCATAGAGTTAATGGAGAAAGAACTTACTAGAGGCCTTGGTTTGGGTATCGGATTGAATGATCGATGCCGACACGTGATGCGAACGACTCATGGATTACCTTGTGCATGCAATTTGGTATCTTTGCACGGAAAAGGTAGGAGGGTCCATCTCGAGGATATTCATGTCTTTTGGAAGACATTGGTGTATGATATTCCTCAACAAATGCCGAAAAATGACGGTGATTTATGGGAGGAATTAGTGGATGATATGAGGCACAGTGACCCGGTTAAACTAAGGGCGGCCATAGACTTGTTGCGTGATTTCCAAAGCACCCGGAGGACCAAGAGATTTTGCCACCCCCTATTAATGAGCACCTGAAAGGTCGTCCAAGAGGTTCAACCACTAGaaacaagtcgggttttgagcatGCAGAAAGGAAGTTCGGGACACCAAGTACTCACTGTTCAACAAATGCAGAGGTTCAACAAAGAATTGGTGATTTCGAATCAGGAACTCCCGGTGCTCCTTTGGGAAGGAACTTTACCATTGGCTTTATATCAACATGGGTCAAACGGTGGGGTATACTTGAGGTTTTGTAGGGCCACTTCGATGGTTGGGTGGATGTTGGAGATGACGGTCATTGTGGATTCCGGGTAATATCGCACGCCCAGCGAGGCCGAGAGACAGATTATATAGTTATGCGGGAATGGTGTTCGAGGGAGATGAGGACCGACTCTATCTACGCAGAGTTATATGGAGGTTTTCTATCACCACTCAGCGGTATGTCAAGGGTTGGATTTAGCACTTCGACGAGTTGAGTTTTTTCAGCAGATTA contains:
- the LOC141587874 gene encoding replication protein A 70 kDa DNA-binding subunit A-like, which encodes MAPRSYSMINELRPTSPDNEDSGSNDLKIKVRVTRLCKVHSPSNKAELLYVSIVLIDEEGGYVQATIPGYFWKRFQPKICDGKIHILKNFEVIANRSMHRVVSDNKIMLKFFYSTFAKAMALEDSTIPTHRFDFIPFDCLDQRRDNHYILTDLYGVVVDEKPGSNYFAIVIENEVGDEVRITLWDQCLADYHLQKEKLSGSNLPTIAVVTSLTVKNYNGYNSLATSSTSSLYLNLDFPEVNTLSTIYSEKNGELKHKSVRHEIIQKDISSLLEYAESEYKKV